A genome region from Kogia breviceps isolate mKogBre1 chromosome 13, mKogBre1 haplotype 1, whole genome shotgun sequence includes the following:
- the GPR6 gene encoding G-protein coupled receptor 6, with the protein MNASSSSLNDSQVVAVAAEGAAAAATAAGARDTGEWGPPAAAAAAALGGSGAANASLELSSQLPVGPPGLLLSSVNPWDVLLCVSGTVIAGENALVVALIASTPALRTPMFVLVGSLATADLLAGCGLILHFVFQYVVPSETVSLLTVGFLVASFAASVSSLLAITVDRYLSLYNALTYYSRRTLLGVHLLLAATWTVSLGLGLLPVLGWNCLAERAACSVVRPLTRSHMALLSATFFAVFGIMLHLYVRICQVVWRHAHQIALQQHCLAPPHLAATRKGVGTLAVVLGTFGASWLPFAIYCVVGSHEDPAVYTYATLLPATYNSMINPIIYAFRNQEIQRALWLLFCGCFQSKVPFRSRSPSEV; encoded by the coding sequence ATGAACGCGAGCTCATCTTCGCTCAACGACTCCCAGGTGGTGGCAGTGGCGGCCGAGGGTGCGGCAGCAGCGGCCACCGCAGCAGGAGCGCGGGACACCGGTGAATGGGGGCCCCCGGCAGCCGCAGCCGCAGCGGCGCTGGGGGGCAGCGGCGCAGCTAATGCGTCGCTGGAGTTGTCTTCGCAGCTGCCAGTGGGGCCGCCGGGGCTGCTGCTGTCTTCAGTGAATCCGTGGGACGTACTGCTCTGCGTGTCTGGGACGGTGATCGCAGGCGAAAATGCGCTGGTGGTGGCGCTCATCGCATCCACACCTGCGCTGCGCACGCCCATGTTCGTGCTGGTAGGCAGCCTGGCCACCGCCGACTTGCTGGCGGGCTGCGGTCTCATCCTGCACTTCGTATTCCAGTACGTGGTGCCCTCGGAGACTGTGAGCCTGCTTACTGTGGGCTTCCTCGTGGCCTCCTTCGCTGCCTCCGTCAGCAGCCTGCTGGCCATTACGGTGGACCGCTACCTGTCCCTCTACAACGCGCTCACCTATTACTCGCGACGGACCCTGCTGGGCGTGCACCTCCTTCTCGCTGCCACCTGGACGGTGTCCTTAGGCCTTGGGCTGCTGCCGGTGCTTGGCTGGAACTGCCTAGCAGAGCGCGCCGCCTGCAGTGTGGTGCGCCCGCTGACGCGCAGCCACATGGCACTGCTCTCCGCCACCTTCTTTGCGGTCTTCGGCATCATGCTGCACCTGTACGTGCGCATCTGCCAGGTGGTCTGGCGTCACGCGCACCAGATCGCGCTGCAGCAGCACTGCCTGGCGCCGCCCCACCTTGCCGCCACCAGAAAGGGTGTGGGTACTCTGGCCGTGGTGCTGGGCACTTTCGGTGCCAGCTGGCTGCCCTTTGCCATCTACTGCGTGGTAGGCAGCCATGAGGACCCAGCTGTCTACACCTACGCCACCCTGCTGCCCGCCACCTACAACTCTATGATCAATCCTATCATTTATGCCTTCCGCAACCAGGAGATACAACGCGCCCTGTGGCTCCTGTTCTGTGGCTGTTTCCAGTCCAAAGTGCCCTTCCGCTCCAGGTCCCCCAGTGAGGTCTGA